DNA from Rosa rugosa chromosome 6, drRosRugo1.1, whole genome shotgun sequence:
atttttcatcagacaacggctcactctacaacggttacacttcaaatcacacaacggttttctgccgttgtctgataacaaaattggtgtagtgttacTCAGTCCTTGGTAGAGGATTTTGCCCAACACCTTGTCCTGTATCACACACataaattcatcaaaccataCTAAGCAATTATTCTGTTTACACAGTTGGTATATAGAGAGTAAGTGAGCTGCAAGCTCAGGGATAAGGAGAATATTATTGAGCTTGAGTGATCCCAGCAATGCATTTCCAGTGTGAGTGATTTTAAGTTGAGAGCCATTACCAATTTGAACTGCATCAGTAGCAGGATATTGAACAAGGTTGTTAAGGACTTGAGGATCACTAGTCATGTGATTAGTGGCTCCAGTGTCGGCAAGCCAAAATTGAAGAGCATTGGTTGTGGCTGCAAGCATGGCTGTAGCTTCAGACTCATTGTTTTGCTGCTGTTGATTTGGAAATCCAATGATGTAGTAACACCTATCAGCTGTGTGATTCTTCTTGCCACAAAACTGACAACCAATACCACCACCATTAAAACCAGGATCTTGCTGAAAGGTTGGAAGTGATCGACAGGTTCTAGCTCCATGACCAACTCTATTGCAAAGCTGACAGGTGAGAGAATTGCCTGCTGCAAAGTTCCTTGTATTATTGCCACTTCATTTGTATTAAAACCAGTGTTGTTGAAGCCAAAGCCAACATTGGTAGCATTTCCAACTTGGTTACCAACTTGACCACCATATGGAAGTCGAAAACCACCACCATTGTTAAACCTGTTGTTCCCACCATTGTTGTTAAATCTTGCCTGACCTCTTCCAGCAAAGAACCCAGTCATCCCATAAGAATTGTCATTCAGAACATAAGGATTAATAATGGATGGAAAACCATAGGGTAAAGCAGGTATAGGAACATAGAAATGCTGAGTTGGAATAGAGAGGACAGATGTGACTGCTTGAGGGGTGAAACCAGGTGGAACCACTGGAGCAACAGATGGAACAGCAACAGCTTGAATAGCATAGCCTTGAGGTGCAAGAATATTAGAGCTAGATGGTGAGCTGTGAATCATGCTTTGAACTTGAGGCTGATTAGTGGATAAAGTAGGAGCTGCAACAGAAGAAGACATTGTGGATGTATGAGCATTGAGTGAAGTTGTTGCAGGACTGCTTCCAATTCCAAGTGAAGAAGAGACTTGAGAGCTGTTTTTAGCCAACATTGCAGTAAGAGGTATGGAGCACTGATTTTCATTCTCTATATCAACTTCCGCAGCTTTTAGTAGAGTCTTAAGTTCTCCAAGAGAGCAACTGACAAATTGAGCTCGAATTACTGTTTTGATAGCTACAAATTCAGCTTGAAGACCTCTAAGAACCGTGACCACAATATCCTCATCATCAATGAATACTCCAACTGTTTCAAGTGCATCCCTAGCAATTTTCACTTTATCCAGATAAGTCTCTATGTCATCACTTCCTTTCCTCAAATTTTGAAGATTAGACTTCAACTGTAGTATATTCTGCCTATTAGGAGCAGCAAACTTTAGCTTTAGGTTCTCCCACATTTGTTTTGCAGACTTCCTACTGCACAGGTCATAGCTATAGGACTAAGAGTTTGACCTATCATGTTGATGATGCTTTGATCCTGAATTTTCCATGTAATGTATTCCATAGAGGTAACACTAGTGACTCCATCAGAGGCAACAACAAGTTGTGGTGGACAAGGAGTTGTGCTATCCACAAAACCAAAGAGATTCTGACCTCGAAGAAATGACTCCATTCAAAACAACCAGGTAGGGTAATTACTTTCATCCAGTAGAATATTAGGCAAGTACACAGTGGTGTGAGTAGTGTTTTGAGTAGTGGTGGAAGAAGAGGAACCAATGGTAGTCATATTTAACTTCTTTCACAACCTTGCTAGATCGTATGAGAATCAGAAATTACTATGCAGAAATCTCAGTGTATACTCAAACACACAGAGCTAGAACATACTTCATCATCAATTAGGGTTTCAGAgttcttcaatttcataaaaataGCAATAAACGAGTGCTCAAAGACTTATGCAAGTATCAAAGTTTCAGATCTCAAGCAAAGTAGTCACAGATCTCAAGCTTAAGCTTTGTAATCAAACTTCACAACCTTCACAAAGAAAAATAGCAATAAACGAGTGCTCAAAGACTTATACAAGTATCAAAGTCTCATATCTCAAGCAAAGTAGTCACAGATCTCAAGCTTAAGCTTCGTAATCAAACTTCACAACCTTCACAAAGAAAAACTCAGATCTAGAATGAAACTTATCTGAAAAGATACTGCAAAATAGATTGTATATGAGTAGTGATGACTAGAGTCCCCGCCGGAAAACGACGCCGGAGGTCAACCCCAAATGAACCTGGCTTGTGATACCATGATAGCTGAGCAAGAGAACTTGAATAtttgagagaaaaatggaaattctACATATGAGGCTATTCTGTTACAACGCAAAATGAGAGAGTACACCTCTATTTATACTAAGACATGAGTCACTATGTGAAGGACACGTGGATAACAGCTGTAGGCCACTAACTGATTAACCATGCATAAACGTAATTAGCAGACCTAACCAATTAGCAACTAATTAAGCAGGAAAGTAAGTCTATAAAGTAAGCCTATATTGTTAACACAACCTTCCTCAACGCCATCGCCGATCTGTTGTCGATTCCATCTCCATTACCTCAATCTAAGCCGACCCGAACGGAGACGAGCCGGAGTAGATTCTCACCGTCTCCGCGCACGAGGACAACGTCGCCAGAATATAGCTCACCGGCATTGATTGTTCTATGGTTCGTTGtgctaagttttttattttcttatagaTTTGTGGTTTGAATCATGTATTGCTACTGTTTTTGGAAATGGCAGAAACTCctgtattgtttttttttttttcattcaatttgatagctttggtttgatttgggtaattacTATGCATTTTACAAATGTTTTTTATTTCTGAGTAgcttttatattgttttgagttATGGTAATGAAATTAGATCTTAATTTTATGCCTCATTGTTTAATTTTGATGTTATGGTATCTATGTTTCTGATGGTGTTTTATTCtggtttgtgtttttgtttttgtggttgaATTCTGGCAATATTTGTCTTGCACGTGCATCATCTCAGAAAGAGAGCAAGTGAAGCGGTTTTCaatgttggtgagagtagcttttagagttagtgagagtagcttttggtttgGTGAAAGTTgctttttgttgttggtgagaagagtttttgatgttgatgaaagtatcttttgttgttggtgagagtaacATTTGGTGGTGATGATTGTAGCTTTTTGCGGTGGTTATAGTAGTTTTTGGCGTtgatgagagtagcttttgttggtcgTGAAGGTAGTTTTTTGCTGCGGTGATAGTAGCATTTTGCGTTGGtgagagtaacttttgttgttggtgagagtagtttttgatacaAGAGTAACTCTCtaatgttagtgagagtagctcgttggtgttggtgacagtagtttttagTGTTGGTGAAaatagcttttggtgttggtgagagtagttttctggtgtaagtgagagtagttttctgttgttggtgagagtagcatttgttgctggtgagagtagcttttggtattggtgacagtatcttttgttggtggggataGTAGCCTTTTGTTTTAGGGAGCATAGGTTTTTTGGtaaggagtagcttttgttgttggtgatagtagcttttgttatctcgccggaggttgccggaaatctcaccagggtagcttttgttgctagtgacagtaccttttgttgctagtgatagtagcttttgtgacctctctggaggttgccggaaatctcatcaaagtagcttttgttgctagccacaTTAGCTTTTGTGGTCGTCGGAGTTTGCCAGAAGTTGGCCGAGGTCTGCCAAAGACCCGCCGGAAGTTGACCGGAGGTCggccggagacccgccggagttgaccgaagacctcgccggagaggagagagagaatgattgttgattTTAATGTCTTTTAtgtaaatccaaaatataatatcttttttaatctagtggccttatgagggaaaaaaactaGTTgatggccttatggctaaaaaaacattcaaagatgcacttatatgtaattaacccaaTTATTTATGTGTAATACTACAAAAATCATAACATGTTtgatttaattttcaatttcattaaaTATCTTTAGGTACGAGTCAAAATTTATCGACAAGATTGTTACAGTGATCGGAGATAAACTACGGCGCATGCACACCCTTAGGTCTTACATGGTTGGAAATTGGAATCCATTCCCGGGCCAAAAACATTAATTTATGGTTACGAGATGGATCAATTGATGTTGGcattcttgtgatttttgggATGCGTGGTATAGGAAAGACAACGATTGCGAAATTTGTTTATAATCTGAACTTTGGAAGATTTGAAGGAAGCAGTTATCTTGAAAATATCCACGAAGTTTCAAAACTCCCTGGTGGCTTAGTTCAAATACAAAGACAACTTGTTTATGATATTTTGAACGGGAGAAAAGGGAAAATACATGGTATCAGTGAGGGAGTAGCTAAGATTGAACTCGCCATAAGCTCGAAAAGGGTTCttattgttcttgatgatgtggatCATATGGACCAACTACATGCAGTATTTATGAGGAAAAATCAGTTTTATCCAGGAAGCAAGATCATCATAACAACTAGGCGTTCGAGATTATCCAAGGATCCTCAAGTTACTAAAGTTCATAATGTTGAAACTTTGGATTACGTTGAATCATTGGAGCTATTCAGTTGGCATGCTTTTGGACAGAACCATCCCATTGACGGTTACATGGAACTCTCAAAAAAGGTAGTAAGCCACAGTGGAGGACTCCCATTAGCACTTCGAGTTTTGGGTTCTTCTCTAGTGGGGGAGAGCAAAGCTGTCTGGGAAAGTGCATTGCAGAAATTAGAAAGTATTCCACATAGTGAAATCATGAACAAACTTCGAATAAGCTACGATTCTTTACAAGATGACCATGACCAAAAATTATTCCTCtacattgcatgtttctttgtTGGAAAGCACAAAGGTTACATTGGTAGGGTATTAGATGGATGTGAATTCCAAACAGCTATTGGCGTTCAAAATCTCGTTGATAGATGTTTAGTGACAATTGATGTGTATGAAAATGTAGAAATGCATGAAATGCTTCGTGAAATGGGAAGAGCATTTGCAAGAATGCACAAACTAAGACTACTCTGGCTTAGTCATGTACAACTCAATGGATCTTATAGAGAATTTCCTACAGGATTAAGATGGTTGTGTTGGGTAGCATTTCCTTTGAGTTCTATACCAAATGATTTTACTTTGGAGAACCTTGTCTTTCTTGAAATGCAGTACAGCAGCTTGAGGCAAATGTGGAACGGAACAAAAGTACGTTACTCTACTCTTTGCCtttcccttttcctttttttgtttcttttctttttagctTTATGAATATTTTCCTTTACATTTAtaagaattaactacctaaaatgtattttcttttttctcttcttttctgctTACATGTACAGTTTCTTCCATCATTGAAAATGCTTGATGTCAGCCATTCTCATGACCTTACTAAGACCGCTGACTTCTCTCTTTGCCCCAATCTAGAAACACTTATTCTTGTAGGTTGTCGAAGCCTGATTGACGTCTATGAATCCATCGGAAACCTAAAGAGACTTGTTTACTTGAATATGAAAGATTGTGAAAGCATTAGGATGCTTCCAAACACCATTTCTAGGCTTAAAGTGCTTGAAACTCTTATAATATCTGGCTGCTCAAATCTTAATGAATCTTCAATGAAGATGATGAGGAGCATGGAATCTCTGAAAGTATTTGAAGCAAATAGAATTCCAATAAATCAATTACAGACTACTACTGGGGAGAATACCATTGAATCATGGCCTCAAAGAAGTCCTTGTATATTGAGTACTTCTTTACCATGCTCTTTAGTA
Protein-coding regions in this window:
- the LOC133713376 gene encoding uncharacterized protein LOC133713376: MWENLKLKFAAPNRQNILQLKSNLQNLRKGSDDIETYLDKVKIARDALETVGVFIDDEDIVVTVLRGLQAEFVAIKTVIRAQFVSCSLGELKTLLKAAEVDIENENQCSIPLTAMLAKNSSQVSSSLGIGSSPATTSLNAHTSTMSSSVAAPTLSTNQPQVQSMIHSSPSSSNILAPQGYAIQAVAVPSVAPVVPPGFTPQAVTSVLSIPTQHFYVPIPALPYGFPSIINPYVLNDNSYGMTGFFAGRGQARFNNNGGNNRFNNGGGFRLPYGGQVGNQVGNATNVGFGFNNTGFNTNEVAIIQGTLQQAILSPVSFAIELVMELEPVDHFQPFSKILVLMVVVLVVSFVARRITQLIGVTTSLDFQINSSKTMSLKLQPCLQPQPMLFNFGLPTLEPLIT